Proteins encoded by one window of Cervus canadensis isolate Bull #8, Minnesota chromosome 18, ASM1932006v1, whole genome shotgun sequence:
- the LOC122420276 gene encoding GTP-binding nuclear protein Ran-like, producing the protein MAAQGEPQVQFKLVLVGDGGTGKTTFVKRHLTGEFEKKYVATLGVEVHPLVFHTNRGPIKFNVWDTAGQEKFGGLRDGYYIQAQCAIIMFDVTSRVTYKNVPNWHRDLVRVCENIPIVLCGNKVDIKDRKVKAKSIVFHRKKNLQCYDISAKSNYNFEKPFLWLARKLIGDPNLEFVAMPALAPPEVVMDPALAAQYEHDLEVAQTTALPDEDDDL; encoded by the coding sequence ATGGCTGCCCAAGGAGAACCCCAAGTTCAGTTCAAACTTGTTTTGGTTGGTGATGgtggtactggaaaaactacattcGTGAAGCGTCATCTGACTGGTGAATTTGAGAAGAAGTATGTAGCTACCTTGGGTGTTGAGGTCCATCCTCTTGTGTTCCATACCAACAGAGGACCTATTAAGTTCAATGTATGGGATACAGCTGGTCAGGAGAAATTTGGTGGACTGAGAGATGGCTATTATATACAAGCTCAGTGTGCCATTATAATGTTTGACGTAACATCAAGAGTTACTTACAAGAATGTGCCTAACTGGCATAGAGATCTGGTACGAGTGTGTGAGAACATCCCAATTGTGTTGTGTGGCAACAAAGTGGATATTAAGGACAGAAAGGTTAAGGCAAAGTCAATTGTCTTCCACCGAAAGAAGAATCTTCAGTGCTATGACATTTCTGCCAAAAGTAACTACAACTTTGAAAAGCCCTTCCTCTGGCTTGCTAGAAAATTGATTGGAGACCCTAACTTGGAGTTTGTCGCCATGCCTGCTCTTGCCCCGCCAGAGGTGGTCATGGACCCAGCCTTGGCAGCACAGTACGAGCACGATTTAGAGGTTGCTCAGACAACTGCTCTCCCGGATGAAGATGATGACCTGTGA